Proteins found in one Geomonas subterranea genomic segment:
- a CDS encoding antitoxin, whose protein sequence is MSEFTERHVRLFKNGRNQAIRIPREFELPGDEAIIHKEGNRLIIEPAKKKSLLGLLSTWGPSGEEFPDVDEGLAQLDDVEL, encoded by the coding sequence ATGAGTGAGTTCACGGAGCGTCACGTCCGCCTTTTTAAGAATGGCAGGAACCAAGCCATACGGATTCCGCGTGAGTTCGAGTTGCCGGGGGACGAGGCGATCATCCACAAGGAAGGCAATCGGCTGATCATCGAGCCGGCAAAGAAGAAGTCCCTCCTGGGTCTATTGTCTACCTGGGGCCCCTCTGGTGAAGAATTTCCTGATGTTGACGAAGGCCTCGCGCAGTTGGACGACGTGGAACTTTAG
- a CDS encoding TRL-like family protein — MKKILYAGLLAGFGIMSGCASPFPMGALYTELKLPVTATANGGERKHGVAECKSVLGLVATGDCSIETAKKNGGVSKVSAVDWEGKNILGLFGEYKLHVYGE, encoded by the coding sequence GTGAAGAAGATTCTTTATGCAGGTCTGTTGGCTGGTTTTGGGATCATGTCCGGTTGTGCCTCGCCCTTCCCGATGGGCGCCCTCTACACCGAATTGAAGCTTCCGGTGACGGCTACCGCGAACGGCGGCGAGAGAAAGCATGGCGTGGCCGAGTGCAAGAGCGTGCTGGGCCTGGTGGCTACCGGTGACTGCAGCATCGAAACCGCCAAGAAAAACGGCGGCGTGAGCAAGGTGTCCGCGGTGGACTGGGAAGGCAAAAACATCCTCGGTCTCTTCGGGGAGTACAAACTGCACGTGTACGGCGAATAG